The Antarcticibacterium sp. 1MA-6-2 genome has a window encoding:
- a CDS encoding SGNH/GDSL hydrolase family protein, with protein MKIYNYKWLLLLLVGVVTGCSSDDDSGTIIVEPGEYTSGSADFSHYVALGNSLTAGLTDGTLFLAGQQNSLPNILAEQFELTGGGEFTQPLINDNIGGLLLGGNVIQEPRLFFNGSGPQRLTATPTTEITSTLSGPFNNMGVPGAKSFHLLAPGYGNVAGVATGQSNPYFVRFASSPATTVLADAVAQDPTFFSLWIGNNDVLSYATSGGVGVDQTGNFDPSTYGSNDITDPNVFAQVYSTLLDALTANGADGVVANIPNVTSLPYFTTVPRKPVPLDATTAAALNNGYAQYNGGLQLALANNLINAEEAQARMISFAEGQNAVVIEDENLTNLSALGIPSYRMVTDEDLIVLTAASFIGTTAGDNPQMINGVSVPLADKWVLTKAEQEEVLQATAAYNQTIESLAEAKGLAFVDVNSILVQLADSEVAFDEYFLNSKLVFGGAFSLDGVHPTARGYAYLANKFIAAINETYNSNLPPVKAVDYNVIYPSSM; from the coding sequence ATGAAAATATATAATTATAAATGGCTTTTACTATTACTGGTGGGAGTGGTGACAGGTTGTAGTTCTGATGATGACTCGGGAACAATTATTGTGGAGCCGGGAGAATATACTTCAGGCTCGGCAGATTTCTCACACTATGTGGCTTTAGGTAATAGCTTAACAGCAGGATTAACTGATGGAACCCTGTTTCTCGCAGGTCAGCAAAATTCACTTCCAAACATACTGGCAGAGCAGTTTGAACTTACAGGAGGCGGGGAATTTACACAGCCGTTAATAAATGATAATATTGGTGGATTATTGTTGGGAGGAAATGTGATCCAGGAGCCAAGGCTTTTCTTTAATGGATCTGGTCCACAACGATTAACAGCAACACCTACAACCGAAATTACAAGTACCTTATCAGGCCCGTTTAATAATATGGGAGTTCCGGGAGCAAAAAGTTTTCATTTACTTGCTCCGGGTTATGGCAATGTGGCGGGAGTTGCTACGGGACAATCCAATCCTTATTTTGTAAGATTTGCCAGCAGTCCAGCAACAACAGTTTTGGCAGATGCCGTAGCTCAGGATCCTACCTTCTTTTCCCTTTGGATTGGAAACAATGATGTACTTTCTTATGCGACAAGCGGTGGGGTAGGAGTAGATCAAACAGGAAATTTTGATCCTTCCACTTATGGAAGTAATGATATTACAGATCCTAATGTTTTCGCCCAGGTATATTCTACTCTTTTAGACGCACTTACGGCAAATGGTGCAGACGGTGTGGTGGCTAATATTCCAAATGTCACCTCTCTGCCATATTTTACAACTGTTCCCCGCAAGCCTGTCCCTCTCGATGCTACTACAGCAGCTGCTTTAAATAACGGGTACGCTCAATATAACGGTGGCTTACAATTAGCCCTGGCTAATAACCTAATTAATGCAGAAGAAGCGCAGGCGCGCATGATTTCTTTTGCAGAAGGACAAAATGCAGTGGTAATTGAAGATGAAAATTTAACTAACCTTAGCGCTTTAGGAATACCTTCTTACAGAATGGTGACAGATGAGGATCTAATTGTTCTTACCGCTGCTTCATTTATTGGGACTACTGCAGGCGACAATCCCCAAATGATCAATGGGGTTTCTGTTCCCCTGGCAGATAAATGGGTTTTAACTAAAGCTGAACAGGAGGAAGTTCTACAGGCTACTGCAGCCTATAATCAAACAATAGAATCCCTGGCAGAAGCTAAAGGTCTTGCCTTTGTTGATGTGAATTCTATTCTTGTACAACTGGCAGATTCTGAAGTAGCATTTGATGAATATTTTCTGAATTCAAAACTGGTCTTTGGCGGTGCTTTCTCCCTGGACGGCGTTCACCCCACAGCTCGTGGTTATGCTTATCTTGCTAATAAATTTATTGCCGCTATTAATGAAACTTATAATTCTAATCTTCCCCCGGTAAAGGCTGTAGATTATAATGTTATTTATCCATCCTCTATGTAG